Proteins encoded together in one Planctomyces sp. SH-PL14 window:
- a CDS encoding AAA family ATPase yields the protein MAEAELQHLREALDGFRSDFRRLRDEVGKVIVGQLDILDDTLMALIAGGHVLLEGVPGLGKTLLVRTLSDCLHLKFQRIQFTPDLMPADLIGTNVVMETSAGGKRFEFQPGPIFGNIILADEINRATPKTQSALLEAMQEHSVTIAGTTHRLGEPFFVLATQNPLEMEGTYPLPEAQLDRFFCKLLVKFPSTADMEAILDRTTEKKTQRAEAVLSGERIVEMSRLIREIPISNEVRRYGIALVMATHPEHELAADITRKYIRFGSSPRGAQALILGAKIRAILDNRYHVAREDLQAVAPAVLRHRLILNFEGQAEGVPTDDVVAQIVKNVKEPAKAA from the coding sequence ATGGCCGAAGCTGAGCTCCAGCACCTCCGGGAAGCCCTCGACGGTTTCCGCAGCGATTTCCGCCGCCTCCGGGACGAGGTCGGCAAGGTGATCGTCGGGCAGCTCGACATCCTCGACGACACGCTGATGGCGCTGATCGCCGGCGGGCATGTCCTCCTGGAAGGGGTCCCGGGCCTCGGGAAGACGCTCCTCGTCCGGACGCTCTCGGACTGCCTGCATCTCAAGTTCCAGCGGATCCAGTTTACGCCCGACCTCATGCCGGCGGATCTGATCGGCACAAACGTTGTCATGGAGACCTCCGCCGGCGGGAAGCGGTTCGAGTTTCAGCCCGGCCCGATCTTCGGCAACATCATTCTCGCCGACGAAATCAATCGCGCGACGCCGAAGACGCAGTCGGCGCTCCTCGAAGCGATGCAGGAGCACTCGGTGACGATCGCTGGGACGACGCACCGTCTCGGCGAGCCGTTCTTCGTCCTCGCCACGCAGAACCCGCTCGAAATGGAGGGGACCTATCCGCTCCCCGAAGCTCAGCTCGACCGGTTCTTCTGCAAGCTCCTCGTGAAATTCCCCTCGACCGCCGACATGGAGGCAATCCTCGACCGGACGACGGAGAAGAAGACGCAGCGGGCCGAGGCGGTCCTCTCGGGGGAGCGGATCGTCGAGATGTCCCGGCTCATCCGCGAGATCCCGATCTCGAACGAAGTCCGCCGCTACGGGATCGCCCTCGTGATGGCGACCCACCCCGAACACGAGTTGGCGGCCGACATCACGCGGAAGTACATCCGCTTCGGCTCGAGCCCCCGCGGCGCCCAGGCCCTGATCCTGGGAGCGAAGATCCGGGCGATCCTCGATAACCGCTACCACGTCGCCCGCGAAGACCTCCAGGCGGTGGCACCGGCCGTCCTGCGGCACCGCCTGATCCTGAACTTCGAAGGCCAGGCCGAAGGGGTGCCGACGGACGACGTAGTCGCCCAGATTGTCAAGAACGTGAAGGAGCCGGCCAAGGCGGCGTGA
- a CDS encoding GxxExxY protein, whose protein sequence is MGGFVPIPERTDEVARAVVDCVFRIHSRLGPGLLESVYEECLCYELRKRGLAYSRQLEVPVTYEEIRMETGFRLDVLVEDLVIVEIKAVAEMQPVFETTTLTYLKMTGKRLALLINFHVPFIKDGIRRIIR, encoded by the coding sequence ATGGGTGGATTTGTTCCGATTCCGGAGAGAACAGACGAAGTGGCGCGGGCGGTTGTTGATTGCGTATTTCGTATCCACTCGCGTCTTGGTCCTGGCCTGCTCGAGTCCGTTTACGAGGAATGCCTGTGCTACGAGCTCCGAAAACGAGGTCTCGCCTATTCACGGCAGCTGGAAGTGCCTGTCACCTATGAGGAGATCCGGATGGAAACCGGTTTCCGTCTAGACGTCCTCGTTGAGGATCTCGTCATCGTCGAGATCAAAGCCGTCGCGGAAATGCAGCCCGTCTTCGAAACCACGACTTTGACCTACCTCAAAATGACAGGCAAACGACTCGCTCTCCTGATCAACTTTCATGTCCCTTTCATCAAGGACGGAATCCGACGAATCATCCGCTGA
- a CDS encoding DUF58 domain-containing protein, translating into MPLFGSDFLSKLEYLSLVSRRIFRGSLLAQRRTMQFGSGIEFSDHREYAAGDDLRYLDWNIYARHGEFLLKRFQEEQDLHVYFLLDCSRSMAYGEGAKYDLARQLTAALAYIALADLDRISVIAFADRIIDDFPLTRGKARILSLLEFLEDLSPQGADTDFARVMRDFTRRKQRSGLAVVLSDLFAPSGYEQGLDQLRHRRYEPTVIQLHDPKEANPDFLGDVELYDIENESSRKVTVTEANLRAYRKLFGDFQTGVARYCRNYGIGCTQSDTRTTFDDLVLRMMRAVGTVG; encoded by the coding sequence ATGCCCCTCTTCGGCTCCGACTTCCTGAGTAAGCTCGAATATCTGTCGCTCGTGTCGCGGCGGATCTTTCGCGGTTCGCTGCTGGCCCAGCGGCGGACGATGCAGTTCGGGAGCGGGATCGAGTTCTCGGACCACCGGGAGTACGCCGCGGGGGACGACCTCCGGTACCTCGACTGGAACATCTACGCCCGGCACGGAGAGTTCCTGCTCAAGCGGTTTCAGGAGGAGCAGGACCTGCACGTCTACTTCCTGCTCGACTGCTCGCGGAGCATGGCCTACGGCGAGGGGGCGAAGTACGACCTGGCGCGGCAGCTCACGGCGGCGCTCGCCTACATCGCACTGGCCGACCTCGACCGGATCTCGGTGATCGCCTTCGCGGACAGGATCATCGACGACTTTCCGCTGACCCGCGGCAAGGCGCGAATTCTTTCGCTGCTCGAGTTCCTCGAAGACCTCTCTCCGCAGGGGGCCGACACCGACTTCGCGCGGGTCATGCGGGACTTCACGCGGCGGAAGCAGCGGTCGGGGCTCGCCGTCGTCCTGAGCGACCTCTTTGCGCCGAGCGGCTATGAGCAGGGGCTCGACCAGCTGCGGCACCGCCGCTACGAGCCGACGGTGATCCAGCTTCACGACCCCAAGGAGGCGAACCCCGACTTCCTGGGGGACGTCGAGCTCTATGACATCGAGAACGAATCGAGCCGGAAAGTGACCGTCACCGAGGCGAACCTCCGGGCTTACCGAAAACTCTTCGGCGACTTCCAGACGGGGGTCGCCCGTTACTGCCGCAACTACGGCATCGGCTGCACGCAGTCCGATACGCGGACGACGTTCGATGACCTCGTCCTGCGGATGATGCGGGCCGTCGGAACCGTGGGGTAA
- a CDS encoding vWA domain-containing protein: MSFATPLALAWAALTVPVVIFYILKIRLRQVPVSTTIFWQQIYDEKSPRSLWQQLRHWLSLLVQLVWLMLLVLALAEPFFRSDGWQPRRVVLVIDNSASMNATDVAPTRLAAAKAAAARQVASLRHQDEFAILAAGTQPRVVCGLTSHERTLQDAIDSIGKTDGPTKVPEAVELARRLLADAKNGLVVVYSDGGFAGSEALAADPVVKLHPVGTASGNVGITQFQVRRSLLDPIGYEILVEIVNASGDPAEARLDLDLNDQPVDVVPLKLAAGQTWSQTFEKTSIDGGRLVARLKHDDPLAADNTAQALLPKREMQKVLLVTPGNLFLEKAFSANPLVDLKVVKELPETFEKGVVHVFHRLVPPTMPLGNAFVVDPREGTDLWKLGEQLDNPIVTKQEADSPLMQHVRLENVLLPQARQLTPAEGAGAKVLVGAVSGDPLYFQVETPGRRTAVLTVNLDEGDLTFRTAFPILVTNALGWFGGQAGELREALVAGAVTDVTIPPHDTARPLALWSPAGVQKPLPAGAEKASVGPLDEIGVWSLRPAEAEGTKKPVGETPGAATEAADAPALELACNLASRVEGDLRPPQAWRELSTAAIGGGTFVRPIWFYLIALAWFLAAVEWVLYQRRWIG, from the coding sequence ATGTCCTTCGCCACACCACTCGCGCTTGCCTGGGCGGCCCTCACGGTGCCGGTGGTGATCTTCTATATCCTGAAGATCCGACTGCGGCAGGTGCCGGTCTCGACGACGATCTTCTGGCAGCAGATCTACGACGAGAAGAGTCCCCGCTCCCTGTGGCAGCAGCTCCGGCACTGGCTGTCGCTTCTCGTGCAGCTCGTGTGGCTGATGCTCCTCGTCCTCGCACTCGCGGAACCGTTCTTCCGCTCCGACGGCTGGCAGCCCCGGCGGGTGGTGCTTGTCATCGACAACTCCGCCAGCATGAACGCGACCGACGTCGCCCCGACCCGGCTTGCGGCTGCTAAGGCCGCCGCGGCCAGGCAGGTGGCGTCGCTGCGGCATCAGGATGAGTTCGCGATTCTCGCCGCCGGAACGCAGCCCCGCGTCGTGTGCGGGCTGACCAGCCATGAGCGGACACTCCAGGATGCGATCGACTCGATCGGCAAGACCGATGGCCCGACGAAAGTTCCCGAGGCGGTCGAGCTCGCGCGGCGACTCCTGGCGGATGCCAAAAACGGTCTCGTGGTCGTGTATTCCGATGGGGGTTTCGCCGGCAGCGAGGCGCTTGCGGCGGATCCCGTCGTCAAGCTCCATCCGGTCGGGACGGCGTCGGGAAATGTCGGGATCACGCAGTTCCAGGTCCGGCGGAGTCTTCTCGATCCGATCGGGTACGAGATCCTCGTCGAGATCGTCAACGCCTCGGGCGACCCGGCCGAGGCGCGGCTCGACCTCGACCTCAACGACCAGCCGGTCGACGTCGTGCCGCTGAAGCTCGCCGCCGGACAGACCTGGAGCCAGACGTTCGAGAAGACGTCGATCGACGGTGGAAGGCTCGTGGCCCGGCTGAAGCATGATGATCCTCTCGCGGCGGACAACACCGCCCAGGCCCTTCTGCCGAAGCGGGAGATGCAGAAGGTGCTCCTCGTCACGCCGGGGAACCTGTTTCTCGAGAAGGCGTTCAGCGCGAATCCCCTCGTCGACCTCAAGGTGGTGAAGGAACTCCCGGAGACATTCGAGAAGGGGGTTGTCCACGTCTTCCATCGGCTCGTCCCCCCCACGATGCCGCTCGGGAACGCGTTCGTGGTCGATCCGCGAGAAGGGACCGACCTCTGGAAGCTCGGCGAACAGCTCGACAACCCGATCGTGACGAAGCAGGAGGCCGACTCTCCGCTGATGCAGCACGTCCGGCTGGAGAACGTCCTCCTTCCGCAGGCCCGCCAGCTTACCCCCGCCGAGGGAGCCGGAGCGAAGGTCCTCGTCGGCGCGGTGTCGGGAGACCCGCTCTACTTCCAGGTCGAGACGCCCGGCCGCCGGACGGCGGTCCTGACGGTGAACCTCGATGAGGGGGACCTCACGTTCCGGACGGCGTTCCCGATCCTCGTCACGAACGCGCTCGGCTGGTTCGGTGGACAGGCGGGGGAACTGCGGGAGGCGCTCGTCGCGGGGGCCGTGACCGACGTCACGATCCCGCCGCACGACACCGCCCGGCCGCTGGCGCTCTGGTCCCCCGCGGGGGTCCAGAAGCCGCTCCCGGCCGGCGCGGAGAAGGCCTCGGTCGGTCCCCTGGATGAGATCGGAGTCTGGAGCCTCCGCCCGGCCGAGGCCGAGGGAACGAAGAAGCCGGTCGGCGAGACACCGGGAGCCGCGACGGAAGCGGCCGACGCGCCCGCGCTCGAACTGGCCTGCAACCTCGCCAGCCGCGTGGAGGGGGACCTTCGTCCGCCACAGGCGTGGCGCGAGCTGTCGACGGCGGCGATCGGCGGCGGGACGTTTGTCCGGCCGATCTGGTTCTATCTGATTGCACTCGCGTGGTTCCTCGCCGCGGTGGAATGGGTCCTCTACCAGAGGCGGTGGATCGGATGA
- a CDS encoding FixH family protein, whose amino-acid sequence MTGWALELTHPLRLLGLVAVPVLVYYFYRSLADFPRSQRLVSLVVRSVIVLLLVLSLAGLTLSRPTQEQFIVLAVDQSQSIGTEAEPALRKLVEEAAQKAGKNKIAFLPFQAAPGKFSNDPAPFLKKADEAASEKPAAEAPGTPPAEAVPAVPPAPTGPTPGTDIEAAIEASLASIPPGYVPQILLLSDGNQTRGDALRTALQAKVPISTIPLPTRSEPEAQVSAVALPAQVRQGEPFHVEVVIDSNHDDEGLIQVYRGDHQVVSERKPIKKGENRFRFQQSIESERLANFTVRLSGMKEDTLLDNNTDSGLVYTAGKPRVLIVESNPKLIREFVAALEQEEIQADVRPPAGMPDNLSDLQNYEMLILSNVPATVLSQQQMEIARTYVQDLGGGLMMLGGEQSFGLGGYYKSVLEEVLPVRSDFEKEKEKPSLGMVLVIDKSGSMSGDKIEMAKSAARAAVELLGNRDMVGVVAFDGETYVTSELQSASNKGRISDEISRIDAGGGTTMYPAMEKAYEMLQSAPAKIKHVIMLTDGVSSPGDFEGLAGTMAQSKITVSTVSIGADAAADVLEGIAKIGQGRYYFTDDPANIPQIFAKETVTASKSAIDEQPFIPQVVRASQAMRGIDLENAPFLLGYVMTRPKPTSEVILSTEKGDPLLSWWRYGLGMSVAFTSDAKSRWAAEWLTWPEFAKFWAQVVRQAMRKSDAKGVSVEVAQKSGTATVTLDAVDAAGRFLNQAETEMTVIDPQLGNRRISLQQSAPGRYVATFDTPRSGAYHIELTQKKDGQVLYRQSRGLTVGYSDELRLRPPNEALLKSVAEASGGRFQPTVDQILEPTERTALRPTPLWPYLVTLAAVLLVLDVFLRRVDVGLMLGRRPAAVPLRPGRGEAPRTASRNRRRRADAV is encoded by the coding sequence ATGACTGGATGGGCCCTCGAACTGACGCACCCGCTCCGGCTCCTCGGTCTCGTGGCCGTACCGGTGCTCGTCTACTACTTCTATCGGAGCCTCGCCGACTTTCCGCGGTCCCAGCGGCTCGTGTCGCTGGTGGTCCGCTCCGTAATTGTGCTCCTGCTGGTCCTCTCGCTCGCGGGGCTGACGCTCTCGCGGCCGACGCAGGAGCAGTTCATCGTCCTCGCCGTTGACCAGAGCCAGAGCATCGGGACCGAGGCGGAGCCGGCTCTCCGGAAGCTTGTCGAGGAGGCGGCACAGAAGGCGGGGAAGAACAAGATCGCCTTCCTGCCGTTCCAGGCGGCCCCGGGAAAGTTCTCGAACGATCCCGCGCCGTTCCTCAAGAAAGCGGACGAGGCCGCGAGCGAGAAACCCGCGGCGGAAGCTCCGGGAACGCCTCCGGCCGAAGCCGTTCCCGCCGTCCCTCCCGCGCCGACGGGTCCTACTCCGGGGACCGACATTGAGGCCGCGATCGAGGCCTCGCTCGCCTCGATCCCTCCCGGCTACGTCCCGCAGATCCTGCTTCTGAGCGACGGCAACCAGACCCGCGGCGATGCGCTCCGGACGGCGCTTCAGGCGAAGGTCCCGATCTCGACGATTCCGCTCCCGACCCGCAGCGAGCCCGAGGCCCAGGTCTCGGCGGTCGCGCTCCCCGCCCAGGTCCGCCAGGGGGAGCCGTTCCACGTCGAAGTCGTGATTGACTCGAACCACGACGACGAAGGGCTGATCCAGGTCTACCGCGGCGACCACCAGGTCGTCAGCGAGCGGAAGCCCATCAAGAAAGGGGAGAACCGGTTCCGGTTCCAGCAGTCGATCGAGAGCGAGCGGCTGGCGAACTTCACGGTCCGTCTCTCCGGCATGAAAGAAGACACGCTCCTCGACAACAACACCGACAGCGGACTCGTCTACACCGCTGGGAAGCCGCGGGTCCTGATCGTTGAGAGCAATCCCAAGCTGATCCGGGAGTTCGTCGCGGCCCTTGAACAGGAAGAGATCCAGGCGGACGTCCGCCCCCCCGCGGGGATGCCCGACAACCTGTCGGACCTCCAGAACTACGAGATGCTGATCCTCTCGAACGTCCCCGCGACCGTCCTGTCGCAGCAGCAGATGGAGATTGCCCGGACGTATGTGCAGGACCTCGGCGGGGGGCTGATGATGCTCGGCGGCGAGCAGTCGTTCGGCCTGGGGGGCTACTACAAGTCGGTCCTGGAAGAGGTCCTCCCGGTCCGGAGCGACTTCGAGAAGGAAAAGGAAAAGCCGAGCCTCGGGATGGTCCTCGTCATCGACAAGTCGGGCTCCATGAGCGGCGACAAGATCGAGATGGCGAAATCGGCGGCCCGCGCGGCGGTCGAGCTGCTCGGCAACCGGGACATGGTCGGCGTCGTCGCCTTCGACGGCGAGACCTACGTCACGAGCGAGCTGCAGTCCGCGTCCAACAAGGGGCGGATCAGCGACGAGATCAGCCGGATCGACGCCGGCGGCGGAACGACGATGTACCCCGCCATGGAGAAGGCGTACGAGATGCTTCAGTCCGCTCCGGCGAAGATCAAGCACGTCATCATGCTGACTGACGGCGTTTCCTCTCCCGGCGATTTCGAGGGGCTCGCCGGGACGATGGCCCAGTCGAAGATCACGGTCAGTACGGTCTCGATCGGGGCGGATGCCGCGGCGGATGTCCTCGAGGGGATCGCCAAGATCGGCCAGGGGCGGTACTACTTCACCGACGATCCGGCCAACATCCCGCAGATCTTCGCCAAGGAGACCGTGACAGCGAGCAAGAGCGCGATCGACGAGCAGCCCTTCATCCCGCAGGTCGTCCGGGCCTCGCAGGCGATGCGGGGAATCGACCTGGAGAACGCGCCGTTTCTTCTGGGCTACGTCATGACCCGCCCCAAGCCGACGAGCGAAGTCATCCTCTCGACCGAGAAGGGAGATCCGCTCCTGTCGTGGTGGCGGTACGGCCTGGGGATGTCGGTCGCCTTCACGTCGGACGCCAAGAGCCGCTGGGCGGCCGAGTGGCTGACGTGGCCCGAGTTCGCCAAGTTCTGGGCGCAGGTCGTCCGGCAGGCGATGCGGAAGAGCGACGCCAAGGGGGTCTCGGTCGAGGTCGCTCAGAAGAGCGGGACCGCGACCGTCACGCTCGACGCCGTCGATGCCGCGGGGCGGTTCCTCAATCAGGCCGAGACCGAGATGACGGTGATCGATCCGCAGCTCGGAAACCGCAGGATCTCGCTCCAGCAGTCGGCGCCGGGGCGGTACGTCGCGACCTTCGACACGCCGCGGAGCGGGGCGTACCACATCGAGCTGACCCAGAAGAAAGACGGCCAGGTCCTCTACCGCCAGTCGCGGGGGCTGACGGTCGGCTACAGCGACGAACTCCGGCTGCGGCCCCCCAACGAGGCGCTCCTCAAGAGCGTCGCCGAAGCCTCCGGCGGGCGGTTCCAGCCGACCGTCGACCAGATCCTGGAACCGACCGAGCGGACCGCCCTGCGGCCGACGCCGCTGTGGCCGTATCTCGTGACGCTGGCGGCCGTTCTGCTCGTCCTCGACGTTTTCCTCCGGCGGGTCGACGTCGGCCTGATGCTCGGACGGCGCCCTGCTGCCGTCCCGCTCCGGCCGGGCCGCGGCGAGGCGCCCCGGACCGCCTCGCGGAACCGCCGCCGACGGGCGGACGCCGTCTGA
- a CDS encoding serine/threonine-protein kinase produces the protein MAENSAKGPVTSDHHAGPVGTSPTLIPQEGGARELPISSASRALTDEELSELLNLAPGGASKPERDFVLAAFLMRTNAVSGRTLRGVLKRWTPFGRRPLRDFLLEQKACSEEALAQAEQESQRFFSADAQRGSGDRVVSTVARRTSTLLDRIDPTGGVAKVLGLSLIPKEVVGEEVRTFKTQFRLLRKLGQGGLGTVWLAIDTSLNRYVALKEIASPGGAHSVVTARFRREAEITGRLDHPSIVPLHVLGENEGDGRLFYVMRFLGNQTLDDAIREYHDRREGSTENPLDFHRLLVAFVSVCQAVAYAHSHKVIHRDLKPQNIALDHFGQVVVLDWGLAKVLGMEDPDRYLASGHSGQGLDSLDVTLAGQVMGTPMYMSPEQASGRVDEIDELTDIYGLGAILFAILTGYAPHEMSHQSLPGDNRIAALLDAIADPRTAPPRKLNPQVSPSLEAICLKAMSRDRRQRYASVSALSDDVQRWMADQPISAAEEPTFKRLHRWIGRHRVLSSVIAFFTVLLAVLISLGSADAYQKRLAERQLRLQVLADDTRELEARLTHEIHALRDNVRFMSTVPLVQDLLEARQQKDAKAEAQWTQRLTRIYRGLIDANPSYMAVTYWIEEPAAKGRPVRAENPLARPVALQSDLREFFGRHLPAISELARRDVYVGMPGRMTSVEPSAAEGTPAAGKEPVGRCLVAGIGVYDENRRSEVGGVAIECDLEKILRDHLPAASNQHVVIWLTDETGRPRMQFTPERGLLPLAQGDPGFPSAAEIKTFLTSTTSEVLTVISPTLSVTRIPLSPHDPDHFMGVVTQVRSR, from the coding sequence ATGGCTGAGAATTCCGCAAAAGGTCCCGTGACGAGCGATCACCATGCCGGGCCGGTCGGGACGAGCCCGACCCTGATCCCGCAGGAGGGGGGAGCGCGGGAGCTGCCGATCTCGTCGGCGTCCCGGGCCCTGACCGACGAGGAGCTGTCGGAGCTCCTGAATCTCGCCCCGGGGGGCGCCTCCAAGCCGGAGCGGGACTTCGTCCTGGCGGCCTTCCTGATGCGGACGAACGCCGTCAGCGGCCGGACGCTTCGCGGCGTCCTCAAACGCTGGACACCCTTCGGCCGGCGGCCGCTGCGGGACTTTCTCCTGGAGCAGAAGGCGTGCAGCGAGGAGGCCCTGGCCCAGGCCGAACAGGAGAGCCAGCGGTTCTTCAGCGCCGACGCGCAGCGGGGGAGCGGCGACCGCGTCGTCTCGACGGTGGCCCGGCGGACCTCGACCCTGCTCGACCGGATCGACCCGACGGGGGGCGTGGCGAAGGTCCTGGGGCTCTCGCTGATCCCCAAGGAGGTCGTGGGAGAAGAAGTCCGCACGTTCAAGACCCAGTTCCGGCTGCTGCGCAAGCTGGGGCAGGGAGGGCTGGGGACCGTCTGGCTGGCGATCGACACCAGCCTCAACCGCTACGTGGCCCTCAAGGAGATCGCGAGTCCGGGCGGCGCCCACTCGGTCGTCACCGCCCGCTTCCGGCGGGAGGCGGAGATCACCGGCCGGCTGGACCATCCCAGCATCGTCCCCCTCCACGTCCTGGGGGAGAACGAGGGGGACGGACGGCTGTTCTACGTGATGCGGTTCCTCGGCAACCAGACGCTGGACGACGCGATCCGCGAATACCACGACCGCCGCGAAGGAAGCACGGAGAACCCGCTCGACTTCCACCGCCTGCTGGTCGCCTTCGTCAGCGTCTGCCAGGCGGTGGCCTACGCCCATTCCCACAAGGTCATCCACCGCGACCTGAAGCCCCAGAACATCGCGCTCGACCACTTCGGGCAGGTGGTCGTCCTGGACTGGGGGCTGGCCAAGGTCCTGGGGATGGAGGATCCGGACCGCTACCTGGCGTCCGGTCATTCCGGGCAGGGCCTCGACAGCCTCGACGTCACGCTGGCGGGCCAGGTCATGGGGACCCCTATGTACATGTCGCCCGAGCAGGCGTCCGGGCGGGTGGACGAGATCGACGAACTGACCGACATCTACGGCCTGGGAGCGATCCTGTTCGCCATCCTGACCGGGTACGCCCCGCATGAGATGAGCCACCAGTCCCTGCCCGGCGACAACCGGATCGCGGCCCTTCTGGACGCGATCGCCGACCCGCGGACCGCGCCCCCGCGGAAGCTCAACCCCCAGGTCTCGCCGTCGCTCGAGGCGATCTGCCTCAAGGCGATGTCCCGCGATCGCCGCCAGCGCTACGCCTCGGTCTCCGCTCTCTCGGACGACGTGCAGCGGTGGATGGCCGACCAGCCGATCTCCGCCGCCGAGGAGCCGACGTTCAAACGCCTGCACCGCTGGATCGGCCGCCACCGCGTCCTCTCCTCCGTGATCGCCTTCTTCACGGTCCTCCTGGCGGTGCTGATCTCCCTCGGATCGGCCGACGCATACCAGAAGCGGCTGGCCGAGCGCCAGCTGCGGCTGCAGGTGCTGGCGGACGACACGCGGGAACTGGAAGCCCGCCTGACGCACGAGATCCACGCCCTCCGCGACAACGTCCGCTTCATGTCGACGGTCCCGCTGGTGCAGGACCTGCTGGAAGCCCGCCAGCAGAAGGATGCGAAAGCGGAAGCCCAGTGGACGCAGCGGCTCACGCGGATCTACCGGGGGCTGATCGACGCCAATCCGAGCTACATGGCGGTCACGTACTGGATCGAGGAGCCGGCCGCGAAGGGACGTCCCGTCCGCGCCGAGAACCCGCTGGCGCGGCCCGTCGCCCTGCAGAGCGATCTGCGGGAGTTCTTCGGCCGACACCTCCCGGCGATCTCGGAACTCGCCCGCCGGGACGTCTATGTCGGGATGCCGGGCCGGATGACGTCGGTCGAGCCGTCCGCGGCCGAAGGGACTCCCGCGGCGGGCAAGGAGCCGGTCGGACGATGCCTCGTGGCGGGGATCGGGGTCTATGACGAGAACCGGCGGAGCGAAGTCGGCGGGGTCGCGATCGAATGCGACCTGGAGAAGATCCTCCGCGACCACCTGCCGGCCGCGTCCAACCAGCACGTCGTCATCTGGCTGACTGACGAGACCGGCCGCCCGCGGATGCAGTTCACGCCGGAACGGGGACTACTGCCCCTCGCCCAGGGGGATCCCGGGTTCCCCAGCGCCGCGGAAATCAAGACGTTCCTCACGTCCACGACCAGCGAGGTCCTGACGGTGATCTCGCCGACCCTCTCCGTGACTCGAATCCCGCTGAGCCCGCACGATCCCGATCACTTCATGGGAGTCGTGACGCAGGTGCGGAGCCGTTGA
- a CDS encoding sensor domain-containing diguanylate cyclase: MIETARDASADAQRRPVDAQALLPGAPTEPSGEVPPWLYQAIFDTLQVGLAILDDQGTIVARNAAWDRFLLSGFPDTLALAQGVNVLRSVERAQPSAILPLVEIGRGLQHVLERTSAEFQVEYTAGTAACPSTYEIRGFACEFASRLWILVTHDDVTIKKQAEALAIASAQRLKELNGDLEILNTRLERLASVDELTGLFNRRAFEQVASREWRLCLDENLPFSLILFDVDCFKLYNDSCGHPAGDQCLRVIASILNESTLGSPLSVARFGGEEFALILPGRSLHEAEEIARSIQARIRERRLPHPTSGLSPHVTVSGGCAGRDGPGDSLIAVIHRADQALYSAKRAGRNRIVCTPPDATAALAAS, from the coding sequence ATGATCGAGACTGCGCGAGATGCTTCCGCCGACGCGCAACGGCGGCCTGTCGATGCTCAGGCCCTGTTGCCGGGTGCTCCGACCGAACCCTCCGGCGAGGTGCCGCCGTGGCTCTATCAGGCGATCTTCGACACGCTCCAGGTGGGGCTGGCGATCCTCGATGACCAAGGGACCATCGTTGCGCGGAACGCCGCCTGGGACCGCTTCCTCCTCTCCGGCTTCCCGGACACCCTGGCCCTCGCCCAGGGGGTGAACGTCCTCCGCTCGGTCGAACGCGCCCAGCCGTCGGCGATCCTCCCGCTGGTAGAGATCGGCCGCGGACTGCAGCACGTCCTCGAGCGCACCTCTGCGGAGTTCCAGGTGGAATACACCGCCGGGACGGCCGCCTGTCCGTCGACCTACGAGATCCGCGGCTTCGCCTGCGAGTTCGCGTCGCGTCTCTGGATCCTGGTGACGCATGACGACGTCACGATCAAGAAGCAGGCCGAGGCCCTCGCCATCGCCTCCGCCCAGCGGCTCAAGGAGCTCAACGGCGACCTGGAGATCCTCAACACCCGGCTGGAGCGGCTCGCCTCCGTCGACGAACTGACGGGACTCTTCAACCGCCGCGCCTTCGAGCAGGTGGCGTCCCGCGAATGGAGGCTCTGCCTGGACGAGAACCTCCCGTTCAGCCTGATCCTGTTCGATGTCGACTGCTTCAAGCTCTACAACGATTCATGCGGCCATCCGGCGGGGGACCAGTGCCTGCGGGTCATCGCCTCCATTCTCAACGAGTCGACGCTCGGAAGCCCGCTGTCCGTGGCGCGATTCGGAGGCGAGGAATTCGCCCTCATCCTTCCCGGCCGCAGCCTCCACGAAGCGGAGGAGATCGCCCGGTCCATCCAGGCGCGGATCCGCGAGCGGAGGCTCCCGCATCCGACCTCGGGACTCTCTCCGCATGTGACGGTCAGCGGAGGGTGCGCCGGCCGGGACGGCCCCGGCGACTCGCTGATCGCGGTGATCCACCGCGCCGATCAAGCCCTCTATTCCGCGAAACGGGCCGGACGGAACCGCATCGTCTGCACGCCGCCCGATGCCACCGCCGCCCTGGCCGCTTCCTGA